From the genome of Solanum dulcamara chromosome 12, daSolDulc1.2, whole genome shotgun sequence:
ggTGTAGTTTAACCTGTGATAGCTGGCACGTTGATTAATATTCTTTTCACTGCGTTACCTTATATACTGACGTCATTAGTTGTCCTATTATTTTCGACAGAAAAATCAGGCCAAAGATGTCACTAATGATATTCTTGCAAATATTTGTATTAGGTATTCTAGGgtgagtattttttattttattttaatttctatatatctttttttttcttttttcacatATTTaacattaattttaatttaaacagGCCAGTAATTGATCAAAATTTTTACTATGCTGGACTCAAATTCACTTCTGCAACATTTTCATGTGCCATGAGCAACATGCTTCCTGCTATGACATTTGTCATGGCAGTCCTCTGCAGGTACATTTTTTTAATCGTGACGTTCgaaccatttttttttttttactaattatgAATGTTTTATTATAGGATGGAGAAAGTGGACATAAAGAAAATTAGATGTCAAGCAAAAGTACTGGGAACTATAGTAACTGTGGGTGGTGCCATGTTAATGACATTATACAAAGGCCAAGTTGTTAATTTAATTTGGTCAAATCATATAAATTCTATTAATACTGTCACTCAAGTTAATAATGGAACTTATGATAAAGATTGGCTAAAAGGTTCAATTCTCCTCATTTTTGCAACTCTTGCTTGGGCTTCTTTCTTCATTCTTCAGGTAAGtaacataaaattcaaaattctttttgtttattttattttttatttattaaacggtaaattattttattttattttgttacagAATATTACAATGAGGAAATATACAGCTCCGATTTCTCTAACCGCACTCGTTTGCTTTATGGGAACGTTGCAATCGATCGTTGTAACATTTGTAATGGAACACAAAATTTCGGTTTGGATTATCGGTTTTGATATGAATCTTTTAGCTGCTGCCTATGCTGTaagtttttttctttcct
Proteins encoded in this window:
- the LOC129877222 gene encoding WAT1-related protein At5g07050-like translates to MEGKGECNCSFFQRSKPYIAMISLQFGYAGMNIITKVSLNRGMSHYVLVVYRHAFATAIIAPFALILERKIRPKMSLMIFLQIFVLGILGPVIDQNFYYAGLKFTSATFSCAMSNMLPAMTFVMAVLCRMEKVDIKKIRCQAKVLGTIVTVGGAMLMTLYKGQVVNLIWSNHINSINTVTQVNNGTYDKDWLKGSILLIFATLAWASFFILQNITMRKYTAPISLTALVCFMGTLQSIVVTFVMEHKISVWIIGFDMNLLAAAYAGIVSSSIAYYVQGLVMEKRGPVFVTAFSPLMMIIVAIMGSFILNEKIYIGGIIGAVLIMAGLYSVLWGKYKEYKEKEIEESIINEPVKGINGNNQIMILENINDIEMQKNDVNRINPL